The sequence AATTCTGCTTATTTTGAGAATTGCTTTTGTTAGTTGCAACTCACACGAGGttccttttgttatttttgctTAGGTCTTGTTTGATTTATTTCAGCATGATTTACGCTTGTGGAAAGCATATAGCATTACTTTAAAGGTAAATTTGATACATTATTTCTTTGGTTACATTGACTTTATTTGTGCATCTCACTGTGGTTTTCCTGTTCATCTTCAGACCCATCCATCTTTTGTCGAATACCATGACTTGCTTGAAAGTTTGGATGAAAAACtttcatccacttcaaatttagaagaaaaatgaGCTCTCTGGATGTAAAGAGCGCCGTTGGTCAGCTTTGCTAGAAATGGTTAAAAGAGCTTCCAGTGAGATCTTCTACTTCAAGCTTTAACCGCACCAACTTGAAATCAGCATAAATGTCTACTGCTCTATTGGGAAGGGGGTTGAGCGGCTCTGCAGATGAGATTTTTGGTTCCTGTTCTACTTTACACAACTGTGTCCTGCAGAAATTTATTTTGTAGATAGGCATATCATTGCTATTAGTTCTCTTTGGTTTCCATGGTCCTGTTtctttttcatgatttataGTTTGTATCAACTTCTAGCTTTTTCATCAAGGGTGTGGGTGATCATAATGAAAAGGGACACCTCTTGTATGAAATATTTGATCTTCCGATGAATAGAGCCTAGAGAAGATTTTGTGCATTACTGCATCCCTTTTTCAAAGttcctttccttcttttttattttatttacagTTTGGACCAGATTTCATCTTTTTCATTGAGGGTGTTGGCGATCGTAATGAAAAGGGGGACTCTTGGATGAAAGATTTTGATCATCTGAAAGTGAGTCAAGAAGATCTTGTGCATTTCATCATGTGGACAAATAAAGCTGAATATTTATGCTTCAGAATTCTTCACCCCGTATTACTTCCTCTGATTGTTAGATCTATGGTTCTGGGAAACTGCATAGGGTACTTTAAGAAGATATGTCACCCTTTGCCTGTTCAAAATTGTATGTTGGTGTTATGGGTTGCGAATCGCGATGAAAGGAAGATAGAAGCATAGCACAAAATCATATTGTAGGAGTGGGAACTGGAATTTGAATTTGTTGTTGGAAGATAAAAACTAGGGAACTAGGAAGTTTCAGACCTTGTTTAGTCTAATTTCTCAGACAAATACAGGTTCTATTCAAATCCCATGAACCTTATTTCCTCTTCCAAAGGCTACTTACAATACCTTACATATTATATTCAACAAAAAGTAATGTTATCTTGGGCAACCATACCCAGAATACCTATTTTAAACACACATATTGATCCAACCAGAACACTGGAGCATATTACAGGGCATAATATCTGCATAGGTACTGCTATTGAGACTTGTAAGGTAGCTCTTGAAATCACCAGGTGAAGCTGATGGACTCAAAGTGCAGATTTTCAACCAACTCAGATGAGCAAATGGCTGCTACGTCATGTCTCAAGGTCTTCGGTCCAGAGGCAAGTACTCCAACACTTGATCCTTTAACTTCTAGCAATATTCCTGCAAGAGAATTTCATTTAGTTACTAAGCATAGAGAGTTTGGAAACAAAGTACTACGTAGTAGTTCTGATTATGCAAAGATGTTGTAGTAATTACGCTTGAGATCAGGTCTGTGGCCATAATGTGTCTTGATAGATTTGTCGAGCGACTGTTGAGGAAGACTTTCTAGCTCTTGATCAGCATAAGCTATTAATGAGTTCAAAGATTTTGCTGAATCTGCCATGTCCTGAATCTGCTTAGTTTCCCTAGCACTTTTCTTCTTGTTCCATAGGAAGGCTGCACTTGCTGCAATTACTATAGCAGCTGCTATAAACAACATGTTAAATAAAGCCCTTGTGTGGTATGGGAATACCTGGTTAGTACCATGGTCCATAGGGTAAACATAGTATTGGTAAAGAAGTCCCACAAATAGAAGGTACAGAGCAAACGAAGACGATATTATAGCTGCAAGCCAGAGCCAGTTGTTCTGGCCTAAAATGGGGGTTATGGGTGCATCAGAGTGGTCAGGTTTGAACAAAATGGTCCGTAGGGGTTCGGTTTTTTCTTGTGCTGGTTCAGTCTCTCTGGTTATATAAGCCTCAACTTGTAGGTCAAGATTAGAAGAACATCCTGAAGGAGTGCCTGCTATAGGATAAAGAAGGTCTAACATAGAGAGTTGTGAAGTATTCCTGAACACACTAACTAATAAGATCTTCGGAGTTTTGCATTTCAGTGTTGAGCTCATATAAATCAGCTCTCTGACGATGGAAATGAATGGAGTTATTCCACTCCCTCCACTGATCAACACCAATGTATCATGCCTGTCATCAAAATTGACCACACCATCACCAAAATAATCATAGTGAAACTACATCGACTCGAGTAAAAAATCTTCACACTGATACTGTAAAACATATCTGACCTTAGGAAATGAGTGGAAGCAGGTCCATAGGGTCCTTCAACAGAAACGTCAAGACGATCGACTGGCTTAGGCAATGACATGACACTGTAAAGCTTCTTAGTCCAGCTTCCTTCACATTTGATGACAACACTAATTGTATCTGATTCTAAGTTACTGTTTGAAGTTACAGTGAATGGATGCCACTGCAATTTGGATATGCTTGGCACGTTTAGGAACATAACGCTCGTAGGAGAGTACTCCAAACCTACAAATTAGAACAAGTAATCGTCCGTCCATAAAAACTGATATCAGTAACCTGGAAAATGAGAGATGGAAATGTAGCTAACCTGATATTTTGGAGAAGTTGAGTTCAACAGTTTCACAAGTCAAAACTCGGGCTGAAATCAAACGAACTTTTTGCTTGGATTGCAAGAATCTCAAGTATCGATCGATCAAGAAGAGGAAGAAACCTGGGAGCATAATGCAGGCATAGAACATTCCAGTGTGGAGTAGGTAGAAAACCATGAATAGAATGTAGAGATAGTGAGTGTAGAAGAAGACTTCAAACATTCTtcttctaattgctggaaatgtTGTTGCCCACAATATTAATCCAACTAGTAAACCAAGTTCTCCAGGTACATTTGATATGTAATGTGGATCCCATGTCAACATCTGCAACAAACCAATACTAGCTAGTAAATAAAGATATGATAACCTAAATATTCGTCAGCTGATCAAATGTGCGTAACTCATGTATAGTATGTGTATAATCTAGGTATATCGGCTAGAAAAAGAGTCAACAGTGACTCCAGCTGGCTATTTATGTAACGACAATTGTTGCTTAGACTAAACATAGCCCcgtatatgtatatatgcataatcCATGTACAATATAGGAATAATGCACAAGtaacccctcaacctatgcccgaaatctcagagacacacttatactatactaaggtccgattaccccctgaacttatattattaataattttctaccccttttcggcctacgtgtcactatcttgtgggcccaacactGATTGACTTTTTCATTCAAACTAGTGCCttgtaggctaaaaaggggtacaaaatttcttataaaataagttcagaagGGTAATAGGaacttagtatagtataagtgtgtcagTGGAATTTCTGGCATAaattgaggggtacttgtgcattttccctacaATATATGtagaaacatatatataatcatagtATAGTCTATGTATATCGTTAGACTAAAAGAGCTACAAGTGGAGAAAACATGAtcaattttgttataaaattacactatatattcataaatgatACATATTAAGTTTTGAATAAGCCTAATGAAATTCTTGATTtcgtcattattattattttgatttatactCATGCATGATATAATATGATTAAGTCATTTAGGTGTCATGGTGTCGTGGGTATAATCTTCTAGAATTTGAATAGATACCAAAATAAATGTCACACTTTAACCTTTGAAAATGATTTCATTTTGGGGAAATATTCTATAAAGTTAGAAAACACCAAACAGAAAGTAGTATGAGGCTTTataaattcaaacaaataattgatttatgtggtccaaaAATTCCACTCACTTCTTGTGTTGTGTCACACTCATGCCTAATGGCTaatgcactttttttttttttatatataaataagtttCCAATTCTAATGGATCTTTAATTTAGTTTAAGACAAAGAGGTTTCCCACAGTTAACTGTCTCACCAAACTTTTATTCCTTTTATATTATCTTAATAATGTTAGTTAATCAACCATCAACTATTTATTCTCTTTCATTGAAAGTtataaaatctatatatatttttttttacgattccttgattttaattttccataTGATATGTTTTGAGACTATTAGATCAAAAAGTATTGTGGaatatttgacatatttttaacTAAGATCATCAGATTTAAAAGTCGTCTTCTTAAGCTCaatatcaagttaaaataagataaataaattaaaacggaaGAAGTATTAATATATTGGAATATTTGCTACCTATTTGCATTACGttatcttattatatatatacacatataaagtaaaataatactTGTCAATTTTGTTATATGTttcttcctctctttttttttttttttccaatttggCAACAGGAAGGGAGGGACTTTGAAAAGTGAATTTACTCTATTGTGTGAATGACTTTCATCGATTTATAGTATAAATTTGTTTATCGAGGGAAAAAAAAGCTTATTATggaaattaaaaaggaaatttaatcatttattttgtcTTGTTTTGAAAAAAGAGCTCGAGTAGAAGTTGATTTGCTTTTTGATATGAAAAGAGTAAAAGGGTTTGTGGATAGAAAATGTAATGATGAAATCTTCTGTATTTATCACATTATTATACTTTCGATTGCTCCTCTCATAATGTGAAAACTTACTTATATAAAGTGACCTAATTAGTAAATCATTTTTGGAGGGGCAGGAGGATACAATTAATATGATATTATGGAACTTATTTGTTCTATTTATATTAAGGAAAATAGTTTTCATATTGGTTAAAAAAGACTtactttaaatttataaatatttttcgaaaaatattttcatgtaccaaacacaccctaccCTTCCTTTTAAATTGTGTGTTAGGTATGAAAAAAACAGGCCACTTATTACTAATCAtgcataatataattttttctttacaacTTTAGACTATGAAttggatatattttttttattttttttggtaatttctTTAAAGTAAAACTATGACAATAATTGAAAGTAAAATTCAAAAAGGATACCAACTAACCTACTAATGTTAAGAGTTAGTTGTTCGATCTACATCGatcaagaataataaaattaagaaatattatatttctaCTAATATTTCACATATTTACACCACttctaaatttttcaaaaaacctATTCCTCAAGGCTCatattgatttttctttcaCTCTTAGTGAAATTTAACGTGTAATAATagatcaattattattttatcaaattaacgTATCATTGAGATTTATTTGTAATTgtcttataatttataattagtaaccaaattacaataattttcCTCTATTATCAATGCTTAAAACTTAATCTCTTTACATATGATGTATTTTTGTGTTGGTTGAAACTAATCATTCTCCACAAGTTGTTTGTTATGGTTGTTATTATTGCTCACTtctcaaaattataaaagttaaagtCCAATTAGGCCACCAAAAAATCAACTTTTGTAGtgttttttaaacatatggtgGGGTTTAATTTGAAACACAAGTGAACTTAATATGTGGGCACTATCAAATGTCATTATTATGTGgcaaaacaaagaaaacttAATGTGTAATTATCATTTTAACGTTCTCTTGAATCTTGATTAATTAAGTAGTTTCTTCTACATCAAaactctttttttctcttaatttatgtACTAATTGATGCGGCTACGCAATAATTATTTACACATCAAAATCCTGAAAACCACCAAAGCTAATTAGGTTAGCACTAAGCATTATTAGAAAATCGCTAATTTCCAATGAATCATCATTGGAAATCTCATTTCATGTGTGTTAAGGGTAGAACCCCCGCTCTTATGCAATAACTCGCAAGCCACATAGGAGAGGGAACCCGCAGTAGGCAAGCttggtgcgacgagctcgacccagaaggcaaaaTCCATTGCTTTTGCTGGCAATGGGTTTCGAACTTGAACCCTCCAACATGAAAGTCTCAAACTCAAACTACTGGGCCGCCATCTCAAAgggtatatcaatatttttcttttttaccatTTTATAAATGAATTCAGATCAGGAAAAACCCTTTTTCGCTCCGCTTAGCCTTATTACCcccattttaacacatattTGATATTGcaattattgaaataataaacttatactatactatatatttaataaacacATAATTACCTCATGTAATCTCCCAGAGACGGcccaaaatagaataaaaagaaGACCATGAATAGTGAAAAGTGTCATAGCCATATGTCCCAACCATATATGATATTTGATGCTGCCTTCTGAAGTTAATCCCAAAAGAGGCAAAATTGAAGAGCCTCTACTTACTGGATAAAATAGAAATGTTAAACATATATTTCCTGTTAACCCTATTACTAAAGCCAACCTATCAATTCTTGCTTGCCACCTacaaaatttgacaaaaaagaGTCTAGTCGATCAGGTTCAACgatcagaagaaaaaaaaacaaaattaggtCTAAAAAGAAGTAAGATTGTGAATATCATGACCAATTATCACAATCCCTCAAAACTAATattgcaaaataaaataagactAAAATAAGTGATTAGTATAATAAGTgatataaaaaaactaaaaattaaattttatacatgTTACACTTTAGTCAAGACTACTTAAATATTCATGAATATAATTCATTCACTCTTTTCGGTCTCAAATATTAGtcgtttaataaattaaatttgttttaaaattttgactaTTTAAGTATTCATGAATATAATAACAATGTTCCTTCAATTATTATCacatttttcaatttcaaatattaGTCGTTTAACAAATTGAACTTGTTTCAAAATATTTGACTACGTAAGTATTCTTCGTGAATATAATAGTGAACCATCATAATATTCATTCAATTATTGTCACTCTCTTCCGTCTCAAATGTAAGTcgtttgaaaaattaaaacttattccaaaataatatttgactTTATAGACAAGcaagaataatttaatttacacgttttttttctaaattaaattcatCCATAATTCTCTAATTAGTGAAGTATTAATTGATGAAGTGGGACACTATTAAATACTATAGTACTTAACTTATATAAgtcaaaaaactaaaatttataagtGGTTGATATATCAGGATATCCTACTttagtttttgacttattttacttaaaaaaattagtcCAAAAATGAGCTTAAAAGCGCTTTTTAACCTTTTCAAACAccttgaattatatttttttttcaaaaaatgaaaagcttaaaaatcaaaaacacctaaaaataaactaatccTAATAGGCACTAAGGATTTAGTATTGtgtgtaaaaattttaaaagacaGATAATATAATCGAAACGGAGAAACTTACACTTCAACTCCTTTAGTTGCTGCATAAGTAGTAATGGTACTATAGTGAAAATAGACAAATGCTGAGAAATACCAAACACATAGAATAATAAACATGGCTAGAAAAATTAGTTCTATCCATGTCACTATTCCTAATGGTTTGATGATTTTTGGCTTCTTCAATATCTTCAACCAATCCTTATTGCTGaaattaaacaacaataaaaacaattaaatatatcataatcacaaaccaaaaaagaaataaaaaaaaatatattattataccaaTATGATGAAGTGACAATatcactttttttcttctctagatgaACATAAAGACAGCCCAAAACAGCTATGAATAAGATTGGGAATGTGAAGTTCATCATAATGGGACCTGtaaaaaaaacaccaaaaatcaaaattataatttcttttatttaccctCATctcaacatgaaaaaaaaaatagaaacatgcaaaagaaaataaaggaagTCCAATTTTCTTGCTAGGTTTATTTTTCGTATCGTTCTAATTTTATCAGAAAATTTCCAAAAGGCAAGGGTGAATGTAGTTATTAAGTACTGACGAGCTCATTCAAACTCAGTATGTAATTTTGATTTAAACCTTATATAAGGATATATTAAAAGATTCACTGACGAACCTTATACACATACACTATTAAAAACACGCAAATTTCCAAAGAATTTTTCTCCAAGGGATCTCCTAGAAAATTTCCATCAGAAATTCGCGTGTTTTTAGTACTAGTATACTTCCAAactcaaatttataatattcaaaTCCTGAATCCACACCTCGAGGATGGAAAAATGgaatacataattaaaattaaaatacctTGAATATCAAAGAATGTGGAATTGGTGGCAGCAACAAGAACAGGAACCCATTTTTGATAATATGTAAAAGTTGGCATAATAATCCACATCATTAAATTCCCAAGAAATATTGTAAGTGCTAAAGCTAATATTGCTCCTTGTATCATTCTAATTTTTCCATCAGAAAATGATGATGATCTCCTATTCATCACCTCCATTTTTCTTGTAACAAAATTAGCTTTTGTTGaatatatattagaaatataTAGTAGTGAACTTGTTATATACATCAAATAAGTGTTCACAATTTGTATGCTATAAATAAGCAAAATTTGTATAGGATGCTGACTTGACAAGATTATTCCACCTCTCAATGGTCTAGTGATCTTGTCTTCCTAGGGCCCcattgtaaatatatttttcatttttttttcacctaacttttaattttttttcacctCTAAACTCTTCtgtattatcaattattgtgactcgtagtactttttacgtagtttacaaatctataaatttcatttcaaaaaaattgaaaattccATGCGCAAATTTCCGGTCAAACTGAAATTATTTGATTCTCAAGACATAAAAggtgtcatataaattaatacAGAAGGAGTATTTAGgttgaatttaagttatataaatCGACAGTGTTATCAAATCACTTAAAATATGTTTACTAGTAAAATAGCTATGGTGAATGTATACATggcatatttatcattttaattagtTTGATTCTGTATCTAACTCCCTAACCAAatgcaatttattttaattactacttctgtaaatatatatatgttcttttGGCAATTACTACTTAAAGATTATTGTTTTGTTGGGTTTCTGAATGACAAAATGGTAAAAGtattaaaatacatttaaaataaactatatattttcttttagatctTTTGGCTTTAGATTTGTACCAGGAATCTTGTGGTTGTTGCCTTAGAT comes from Solanum pennellii chromosome 1, SPENNV200 and encodes:
- the LOC107002501 gene encoding ferric reduction oxidase 2-like is translated as MYITSSLLYISNIYSTKANFVTRKMEVMNRRSSSFSDGKIRMIQGAILALALTIFLGNLMMWIIMPTFTYYQKWVPVLVAATNSTFFDIQGPIMMNFTFPILFIAVLGCLYVHLEKKKSDIVTSSYCNKDWLKILKKPKIIKPLGIVTWIELIFLAMFIILCVWYFSAFVYFHYSTITTYAATKGVEVWQARIDRLALVIGLTGNICLTFLFYPVSRGSSILPLLGLTSEGSIKYHIWLGHMAMTLFTIHGLLFILFWAVSGRLHEMLTWDPHYISNVPGELGLLVGLILWATTFPAIRRRMFEVFFYTHYLYILFMVFYLLHTGMFYACIMLPGFFLFLIDRYLRFLQSKQKVRLISARVLTCETVELNFSKISGLEYSPTSVMFLNVPSISKLQWHPFTVTSNSNLESDTISVVIKCEGSWTKKLYSVMSLPKPVDRLDVSVEGPYGPASTHFLRHDTLVLISGGSGITPFISIVRELIYMSSTLKCKTPKILLVSVFRNTSQLSMLDLLYPIAGTPSGCSSNLDLQVEAYITRETEPAQEKTEPLRTILFKPDHSDAPITPILGQNNWLWLAAIISSSFALYLLFVGLLYQYYVYPMDHGTNQVFPYHTRALFNMLFIAAAIVIAASAAFLWNKKKSARETKQIQDMADSAKSLNSLIAYADQELESLPQQSLDKSIKTHYGHRPDLKRILLEVKGSSVGVLASGPKTLRHDVAAICSSELVENLHFESISFTW